The Alkalibacter rhizosphaerae genomic sequence CCAAAGACATGGAAGGCTACAACGTGTATGTGAAATCCGCATCTTTAAAGAAAACGGATCCAGCCGCCTACGACGAGGCCCTGCTGACCGGGACGACACCTTTGGTGGATATCGCCATGGAAAGCCTGGCACTACTGGAACTGTTGGATCAGGTCCAACCGGATTGCTTCGTCAAAGTGCAGGGGGATCTGGCTGGAAGCGGGACCCTGCTCCATGGAGCGGTCCAAGCTGCAGTGGTGGCCACAAGGATCAATCTGGGGCTGATGGTTTATGGTGATTATCCAGGCAAGGTGGGCAAACAGTTGGCGGAAGCCGAAGAGAAAGCATCCCGCTTCTATGAGAAGATTATGAACAGGGTCAAAGGGATGCTGCCCGACCGGCGAAAATAAAGACAAAAAATTTACACCTTGTAGCTATGTAGGTATTCCACTAGGGGTATATACTTACATAGAAGTATATCGATGGGAGAGATCATCATGAAATGGAGCGAACGTTTTACCAAAGCAGGCAGAGGCCTGGCAAAGGCCGTCGGCCGTTATCCCTTGACTCTTGCTTTTTTGCTGGCTGCGGCGATCGTCAATGCCATGGCCATCGAAGATGCCACCATCTTGGAAACGACCCACAACAAGTTGTTTGCCGCATTCATTGTCGGTGCTTTTTTGGCCACATTGGGTCAGGTCATTTATGAAAAAATTGATGGGTCGACTGCAAAACGGTGGATTTTAAGTGCTGTTTCTGCAGTGTTGACTGGCGGATATCTGTGGATCATCTGGGGTGCGCCCCAGTTTGGGATGGAGATCGTGGTGCGGACAGCGGCCTTGCTGTCTGCCATCATCATTGCCATCATCCTGGTTCCATCCTTAAAAGGCAAGGTTAATTTCAACCAGTCCTTCTTGGGTGCCTTCAAGGCGTTTTTCATCGCCGGGTTCTTTTCCGGCGTCATCTTTGCCGGGTTGGCCATCATCATTGGAGCGGTGGACCTGTTGCTGTTCTCCGTAGACGAAATGCTGTATGCCCATACGGCCAACATCGTCTTCAGCTTGTTTGCCCCGATCTATTTTCTGTCGCTGATCCCCAATTACTGGACGGCGGAAGAGGAAATCGTGGATCGGACGGTAGCTTGCCCCAGGTTTTTGGAGATCCTGATCTCCAACATCTTGATCCCGCTGGTATCCATCTTCACTGTGATCTTGGTCTTGTATATCGGATTGAATCTTAGGGGAGAGTTCTGGTCGGAGAACTTGATCGAACCCATGCTGGTGTCCTATTCCATCGTGGTCATCGTCATCATGTTCCTGTCCGCCAATTTGACCAATCGATTTGCTACCTTGTTTCGCAAGGTCTTTCCAAAGGTCCTCATTCCTTTGGTTGTGCTTCAACTGGTGGCCTCCGTGCTGAAGATCGGGGACGTGGGTTTGACCCATAGCCGATATTATGTGATCATGTACGGGGTCTTTGCAGCGGTGGCAGGAGTGGTCTTCAGTTTTTTAAAACCGACCAAGTCCAGCATCATCGCCATGGTTTTTATGGCATTCAGTCTCCTGTCCACGATCCCGCCGGTGGATGCATTCGGCGTCAGCAGGCGAAACCAGATCGGAACGCTGGAACAGGTCCTTGAAAGAAACGACATGCTGGTTGACGGAGAGATCGTCCCAAAAGCGGATCTTCCCAATGATGACAAGGACATGATCATCAATATCACGGAGTACATCTGGCGCATGGGCTATACGGAAGATGTATCCTGGTTGGGGCCGAATTTCAACTACTACAACAATTTCGAACGGACCTTTGGTTTCAAGTGGGATGATTTCTACAACGACGGAAAGATGTATCGAACCTTTTATCGAAATCAGGAAACGGCCATCGACATCAGCGGATACGACGGGTTGGCCCATATGCGATACTTTGGGGAAAATCCGAAAGAGAATTTAACAGATGCCGTACAAATCGTACATCAGGGGAACACCTACGAATTGGATTGGGCCATCGAGGGGGATGTCCACAACCTGATCTTGAAGGACGAGGCAGGAAACATTTTGGCATCTTTCGACTTCAACCAGGTGTTTGTCCGATTTGACGCCATAGAGGATATGGAAGAGATGCGAAAAGGTCTGACCAACGAGGAAGCGACTTTTGAAGCGGTTGGAAACGGTGCCGATTTAAAAGTGATCATAGAGTCTTATGAAATGTATCCTACCGGTCGGGATTCGGAGGAATGGTCCATCAACAGCGAGTTCAATGCATTGATCGATATCAAAGAGTAAGAAAAGAGATCATGAAACAAGAAATTTAGATGCAGCGATGAAGAAAATCCGGATCTCCGGATTTTCTTTCAGTTTAGGTAGGGAAAACCTGCCAAACATGATAAAATAAAATGCATTAAATATACAGCTGGGAGGTTGGCTGATATGAAATTGGGTTTTGATCCCGAATTGCTGCGGTATCGAAGAGAAGATCCCAAAGTGACAGAACAAATGAAGAAAAAGCGACCGCCGCAAAGGGAGGTGCTGGACGGACAACACATGCGCAAGCTCTACGTGGAGCCCACGGCCAGATGCAACCTCCATTGTGACATGTGTCCAAGGCATACCTGGATCGATGAACCCATGGGAGACATGACCATGGAAGTCTATACCAAACTCCTGAAAGATGTGGAAGAAAACCGAGATTTGGAATGCATCTTTTTCGGCGGGGTGGCGGAACCTATGAGCCATCCCAGGATCATCGAAATGGTCCGGTTGGCGAAGGAGCTGCACCTTTCCGTGGAATTGATCAGCAACGGCAGCATGCTCCATGAAAAGAACATAACAGCCTTGCTGGATGCGGGCTTGGACAAGCTGTGGATCTCCTTGGATTCCCAGCACATGGACAGCGAAGAAAAAACCACCGGTGCCAACGGGTTTCAGCGAACGAAAAAAATGCTGCAGACCTTTCAGCAGAAGAAGACCCAAAGCAATCCTTATGCTCAGCTGGGGATCTCCTTTGTCGCCACCAAGTCCAACATCCACATGTTGCCGGAGGTGGTGGAAATGGCAAGGGTCTCCAATGTGGAGGAGGTCAAGGTCTCCAATCTGATCCCCTATACGGCAGACATGGAGTCAGAAGTGCTTTACCAAAAATCTCTGGCCTGCGATCTCCACAAGGAAGACCCCAACAACATGCCCTTCATGTTGTTGAATCTTCCCATTATGGATTTTGAAGACATTCCTGCTGAAACGTTGAAGGATTTGATGCGGCAGAAGGTGGATCTGCAGATGGGAAAAGACAGGATCTTGCGGAGAAACCGATTTTGTCCCTTTATAGAGTCCGACAGCGTTTTTGTCCGATGGGACGGAGAAGTAAGCCCCTGTTTGGCCCTGCTCCATACCAACAAGACCTACCTGCAGGGCATGGAAAGGACCATTTACCATTGTTCTTACGGCAATGTGAAGGAAAGATCTTTCATGGAAATATGGACGGATCCGGAATATGCTGCCTTTCGCAACAAAGTGAAGGAGTTTGCCTTTTCTCCGTGTCCCACCTGCGGCCATTGCACCTATGCAGAAGAAAATATGGAAGATTGCTATGGCAATGAATTTCCCACCTGCGGCGCCTGCATGTGGGCGGAAGGTTTCGCCCAGTGTCCTTAAAAAATCGACTCACAAAAAAATAGAGAAAGGGTGTTGATCATGTTTGGATTCGGAAGTTTGTTTGTCGTCGTATTTTACTTGGTATTGTCTCTGATCCCTTTGGCGATCTTGTATTTCATCATCAAGCTGGCGGTAAAGAACGCCATTCGGGAAACAAGAGAAGAAGAACGGTTGCGGTAGGGATCGAGGGGATAAAATGAACGAGAAGAAATTGATCCTGGCCAGCGGTTCTCCCCGAAGGCGGGAGCTGCTGGCTCTGATCCAAAAAAACTTTGAAGTGATCCCATCCCACGTGGATGAAAAAGCAATGGAAGAAAAGATCTTCAAAGACAGCCCAAATTCTTTTGAAGAAAAGGTTGAGATGCTGGTGAAGCAGCTGTCTTTGGAAAAAGCCAGGCAAGTGGCAAGGCGCTTTCCACAGGCCATGGTGATCGGTGCCGATACGGTGGTGGTCCACGAAGGCAAGGTCCTGGGAAAGCCGGAGAACAACGCAGAAGCATTTGAAATGATCCGCTCCCTGGCAGGTCAGATCCACCGGGTGATGACAGGCGTTGCCGTCTGCTGGAATGGTAATGAAGATGTCTTTATTTCACAAACCAAGGTGTGCTTTCTTCCCTGGGACGAACAGATGGAAAGAGAAGTCGAAGGCTATGTGAAAGATGGACATCCCATGGACAAGGCTGGAGGATATGGGATCCAGGAAACCGCCGGATTGTGGGTGGACTGGATCGACGGGGATTATTTCAATGTGGTGGGTTTGCCGGTAGCCAAACTCAATAAAGTCATGGATCAGATGAAGAAGGGAAAGTGAAAGGACGTCTCCAGGGTTGGATAAACCGGAGAGACGTCCTTTTTCATATAATTCATATCCGAGTAAGGGTATACTCCTTGTCTCGATGATCGCCCAGGATGCATTCACTGAGGGTGCG encodes the following:
- a CDS encoding cyclodeaminase/cyclohydrolase family protein, with the protein product MYRIEELRVKELMEKIAQPVFPGPASGSAVAVGAAMGASLLEMSWRATLKKDPQTPNGDANLERMKSGGETLLELATKDMEGYNVYVKSASLKKTDPAAYDEALLTGTTPLVDIAMESLALLELLDQVQPDCFVKVQGDLAGSGTLLHGAVQAAVVATRINLGLMVYGDYPGKVGKQLAEAEEKASRFYEKIMNRVKGMLPDRRK
- a CDS encoding Maf family protein produces the protein MNEKKLILASGSPRRRELLALIQKNFEVIPSHVDEKAMEEKIFKDSPNSFEEKVEMLVKQLSLEKARQVARRFPQAMVIGADTVVVHEGKVLGKPENNAEAFEMIRSLAGQIHRVMTGVAVCWNGNEDVFISQTKVCFLPWDEQMEREVEGYVKDGHPMDKAGGYGIQETAGLWVDWIDGDYFNVVGLPVAKLNKVMDQMKKGK
- a CDS encoding DUF4153 domain-containing protein, encoding MKWSERFTKAGRGLAKAVGRYPLTLAFLLAAAIVNAMAIEDATILETTHNKLFAAFIVGAFLATLGQVIYEKIDGSTAKRWILSAVSAVLTGGYLWIIWGAPQFGMEIVVRTAALLSAIIIAIILVPSLKGKVNFNQSFLGAFKAFFIAGFFSGVIFAGLAIIIGAVDLLLFSVDEMLYAHTANIVFSLFAPIYFLSLIPNYWTAEEEIVDRTVACPRFLEILISNILIPLVSIFTVILVLYIGLNLRGEFWSENLIEPMLVSYSIVVIVIMFLSANLTNRFATLFRKVFPKVLIPLVVLQLVASVLKIGDVGLTHSRYYVIMYGVFAAVAGVVFSFLKPTKSSIIAMVFMAFSLLSTIPPVDAFGVSRRNQIGTLEQVLERNDMLVDGEIVPKADLPNDDKDMIINITEYIWRMGYTEDVSWLGPNFNYYNNFERTFGFKWDDFYNDGKMYRTFYRNQETAIDISGYDGLAHMRYFGENPKENLTDAVQIVHQGNTYELDWAIEGDVHNLILKDEAGNILASFDFNQVFVRFDAIEDMEEMRKGLTNEEATFEAVGNGADLKVIIESYEMYPTGRDSEEWSINSEFNALIDIKE
- a CDS encoding SPASM domain-containing protein translates to MKLGFDPELLRYRREDPKVTEQMKKKRPPQREVLDGQHMRKLYVEPTARCNLHCDMCPRHTWIDEPMGDMTMEVYTKLLKDVEENRDLECIFFGGVAEPMSHPRIIEMVRLAKELHLSVELISNGSMLHEKNITALLDAGLDKLWISLDSQHMDSEEKTTGANGFQRTKKMLQTFQQKKTQSNPYAQLGISFVATKSNIHMLPEVVEMARVSNVEEVKVSNLIPYTADMESEVLYQKSLACDLHKEDPNNMPFMLLNLPIMDFEDIPAETLKDLMRQKVDLQMGKDRILRRNRFCPFIESDSVFVRWDGEVSPCLALLHTNKTYLQGMERTIYHCSYGNVKERSFMEIWTDPEYAAFRNKVKEFAFSPCPTCGHCTYAEENMEDCYGNEFPTCGACMWAEGFAQCP